In Helianthus annuus cultivar XRQ/B chromosome 8, HanXRQr2.0-SUNRISE, whole genome shotgun sequence, a single genomic region encodes these proteins:
- the LOC110892772 gene encoding uncharacterized protein LOC110892772: MEIPNHGKYVNSDSEDENNDSNEEDWLDDEKRFLLLCSLVVKGVMVVHNMMNIPHIPCRTSCRTGNIFIQEILNGHPRRCYEDFRVHDVFKSLCSDLRMHYNLKETRNVSIEESVGIFLLILAHGCGNRLAQEIFNHSGETIHRHFHRVLRAVLKLSGDIIMPKANYNNEVPPQLLNNSRYYPMFKDCIGAIDGTHVKASVREHEQAKYIGRKGYATQNIMAACDFNMCFTFAWAGWEGTAHDTRIFLEALRKPEVKFPRPTGDKYYVVDAGYPNTRGYLAPYKGNDVRYHIPDFRRG; encoded by the exons ATGGAGATACCAAACCATGGTAAATATGTGAATTCCGATAGTGAAGACGAGAACAATGACTCAAATGAGGAAGATTGGTTAGATGATGAGAAACGGTTTTTACTACTATGCAGTTTAGTCGTCAAAGGGGTGATGGTAGTACATAATATGATGAATATCCCACATATCCCTTGTCGCACTTCCTGTCGTACAGGAAATATTTTTATTCAAGAAATACTCAATGGTCATCCTAGGCGTTGTTATGAAGATTTCAGGGTACATGATGTTTTCAAGAGCTTATGTTCGGATCTTAGAATGCACTACAACCTAAAGGAGACACGTAATGTATCTATTGAAGAGTCTGTTGGTATTTTTTTGTTGATATTAGCACATGGATGTGGAAATAGACTAGCTCAAGAAATTTTCAATCATTCAGGGGAAACTATTCATAGACATTTCCATCGTGTTTTAAGAGCGGTGCTTAAGCTTAGCGGAGACATCATCATGCCTAAAGCAAACTACAATAATGAAGTACCTCCACAACTCTTAAACAACTCTCGGTATTACCCCATGTTCAAG GATTGCATTGGTGCTATTGATGGGACACATGTTAAGGCATCAGTTCGAGAGCATGAACAAGCAAAATATATTGGTAGAAAAGGATATGCAACCCAAAATATCATGGCAGCATGTGATTTTAATATGTGTTTTACATTTGCATGGGCGGGATGGGAAGGCACTGCACATGACACAAGAATATTTTTAGAAGCATTACGTAAGCCAGAGGTGAAATTTCCTCGTCCAACGGGTG ATAAGTACTATGTTGTTGATGCCGGGTACCCAAATACCAGAGGCTATCTTGCTCCTTATAAAGGAAATGATGTTCGTTATCATATACCTGATTTTCGTCGAGGTTAA
- the LOC110894762 gene encoding L10-interacting MYB domain-containing protein-like, whose product MIFDELCLEEVKNGNRPASHFNKVGWTNLANNLKTRTGKDYTKLQLKNHWDSMKRDWKLYDRLMRIEYGLGWDPVKKMINATSEWWDEKIQADPELAKFKDKNLEMYQEFYEPLFRDCVATGDKSKTPHQLQNEISQSDVQDDIGVMDVEGKADSDEGNLGDDAEILFPESNLVKRRKIQNNAHGRSSRGKSTIASSLEAKLDTVIEALSSRSTPSNQIPTLSECMDIVSNFPSFEPSSINYNKALRILMKKEARESFMYPPTTIDKISFLYSLIDE is encoded by the exons ATGATATTTGATGAGTTGTGTCTCGAGGAAGTAAAAAATGGTAATAGACCTGCGAGCCACTTCAATAAGGTTGGGTGGACGAACCTAGCAAATAATCTAAAAACTCGAACAGGAAAAGATTACACCAAACTGCAACTTAAAAACCATTGGGATTCAATGAAGAGGGATTGGAAGTTATACGATCGTTTGATGAGAATTGAATATGGGCTTGGATGGGATCCTGTGAAAAAGATGATAAACGCAACGAGTGAGTGGTGGGATGAAAAAATACAG GCGGATCCagaacttgcaaaattcaaggacAAAAATTTAGAGATGTATCAAGAGTTTTACGAGCCATTGTTTCGAGATTGTGTTGCCACTGGGGATAAGTCTAAAACCCCTCATCAATTGCAAAATGAAATTAGTCAAAGTGATGTTCAAGACGATATTGGTGTTATGGATGTAGAAGGGAAGGCAGATAGCGATGAAGGGAATTTAGGTGATGATGCGGAAATATTATTTCCAGAAAGCAATTTGGTCAAGAGGAGGAAAATACAAAACAATGCTCATGGTCGTTCAAGCAGGGGAAAAAGTACAATAGCTTCCTCACTTGAAGCTAAACTTGACACGGTTATTGAAGCACTATCCTCACGAAGCACACCAAGTAATCAAATACCTACTCTATCAGAGTGTATGGATATTGTTTCAAACTTCCCGAGTTTTGAGCCAAGTTCGATAAATTATAACAAGGCACTACGAATCTTGATGAAAAAGGAGGCAAGGGAAAGCTTTATGTACCCGCCAACTACCATCGACAAGATTAGCTTTCTCTACTCACTTATAGACGAGTGA